A genomic window from Sporosarcina sp. Marseille-Q4063 includes:
- a CDS encoding sporulation histidine kinase inhibitor Sda gives MSKLSDHFLIESYFKAIELNLSSDFILLLESEIRRRTSINTLKLSS, from the coding sequence GTGAGTAAATTATCGGATCATTTTTTGATTGAATCCTATTTTAAAGCCATTGAATTAAATTTAAGCTCCGACTTCATTCTTCTGTTGGAAAGTGAAATCCGTCGTCGCACTTCGATCAATACATTAAAGCTTTCTTCATAA
- a CDS encoding tetratricopeptide repeat protein, whose amino-acid sequence MKVGHLIRAERIRQKMKQVVLARGICTPSYLSKIERNQIAPSEEIAILLFNKLEMDIDTIQEKDYESEAEIETFLKDTYKKILTVRNEDFRIKKLKELELKNLLFENDSHHYSFQLILLRLRLILGIDLETRKKEIDNLTKLSSNFNPRHIYMFNVAKAIYYYSVKNRRQAIEYLEEVLHTVDDISLDVWEKAELNYMIGLIYTADNRIFIAIEHIRKALGFFQENFLMNRVLECYVLIGVTQKRSDQFEEAFESYYKAKQLCDEFNLDSEKGLVYHNLGSLYGTMGKSKEAIEFLMKAINSKKEMKTQLISILGIIIEYSKINDKSSVNEWCKKGIFSYNQLKDDSLISYYHHFNFFKSLHSKSGLSEEIAIEAIEHFKKIQDHQYINKYSIALAEWYFTNRKYKLSSILYNEANRYGYIYRKNQKWEDL is encoded by the coding sequence ATGAAAGTTGGCCATTTAATCAGGGCTGAAAGAATTAGACAAAAAATGAAACAAGTCGTTTTGGCACGGGGAATCTGTACCCCTTCTTATTTATCAAAGATTGAACGTAACCAAATAGCACCCAGCGAAGAAATCGCAATCCTGTTATTTAACAAACTGGAGATGGATATTGATACCATTCAAGAAAAGGATTATGAATCTGAAGCTGAAATCGAAACTTTTTTAAAGGATACTTATAAAAAAATTTTAACAGTACGGAATGAAGATTTTAGAATAAAAAAATTAAAAGAATTAGAATTAAAGAATCTATTATTTGAAAATGACTCTCACCATTACTCTTTTCAGCTAATTCTATTACGTTTACGTCTAATTCTTGGTATTGATTTAGAAACTAGAAAAAAAGAGATTGATAATTTAACAAAACTCAGTTCAAACTTTAACCCTCGACATATATATATGTTTAATGTTGCGAAAGCTATTTATTATTACTCCGTAAAAAACAGAAGACAAGCAATTGAATATCTAGAAGAAGTTTTGCATACAGTGGATGACATTTCTTTAGATGTTTGGGAAAAAGCAGAATTAAATTATATGATTGGTTTAATATATACTGCTGACAATCGTATTTTCATTGCAATAGAACACATTAGAAAAGCACTTGGATTCTTTCAAGAGAATTTTTTAATGAACCGAGTTTTAGAGTGTTATGTGTTAATCGGAGTTACTCAAAAAAGAAGTGATCAATTTGAAGAGGCTTTCGAATCCTATTATAAAGCAAAGCAGCTTTGCGATGAATTTAATTTAGATAGCGAAAAAGGCCTTGTGTATCATAACCTTGGTTCCTTATATGGCACAATGGGTAAAAGTAAAGAAGCTATAGAGTTTTTAATGAAAGCTATAAATAGTAAAAAAGAAATGAAGACTCAACTAATCTCAATATTAGGCATAATAATAGAGTATTCGAAAATAAATGACAAGTCATCCGTGAATGAATGGTGTAAAAAAGGTATCTTCTCATATAATCAATTAAAAGATGATAGTCTCATTTCTTATTATCATCATTTTAATTTTTTCAAATCCCTTCACAGCAAGTCTGGCTTGTCAGAGGAAATTGCTATTGAAGCAATAGAACATTTTAAAAAAATTCAGGATCATCAATACATTAATAAATATAGTATTGCGCTAGCTGAATGGTATTTTACTAATAGGAAATATAAACTATCATCTATTCTTTATAACGAAGCGAATAGATATGGTTATATTTATAGAAAAAATCAGAAATGGGAGGACTTATGA
- a CDS encoding acyl-CoA dehydrogenase family protein has product MNFSFTVEQEMLRNTVRSFVDKEIMPHIGQWDRAGKTDPAIYGKLANLGLMGVCIPEEYGGSGMDYNSLAIVCEELERGDTAFRTAVSVHIGLNSLTLLQWGNEKQKQKYLIPQAKGEKMGAFGLTEPAAGSDVAALQTTAVKDGDHYILNGQKTWISLCDVADHFLVFAYTGDRSAKHKGISAFIIERTWEGFSSVATKGKLGIRAGNTGELFFEDVKVPKENLLGEEGEGFKIAMAALDNGRFTVAAGAVGQIMACMEASISYCHERKTFGKEIGRHQLVQQMIAKMEAGFQMSRFLVYRAGVLKNEGKRNTRETSLAKWQACDFANQAADDAVQIHGAYGYSDEYPVERYLRNSKAPVIYEGTREIHTVMQAEYVLGYREDKKLNKMLPAWDK; this is encoded by the coding sequence ATGAACTTTTCATTCACGGTAGAACAAGAAATGTTGCGTAACACGGTAAGAAGTTTTGTTGATAAGGAAATCATGCCGCATATCGGTCAATGGGACCGCGCGGGGAAAACTGATCCGGCAATTTACGGGAAACTGGCGAATTTGGGGTTAATGGGTGTATGTATTCCTGAAGAATACGGTGGTAGCGGGATGGATTACAACTCATTGGCGATTGTTTGCGAAGAGTTGGAGAGAGGGGATACCGCTTTCCGGACGGCGGTTTCCGTTCATATCGGATTAAATAGCTTGACGCTCTTGCAATGGGGGAATGAAAAACAGAAACAAAAATATTTAATACCTCAAGCAAAAGGCGAGAAAATGGGGGCTTTCGGTTTAACAGAACCTGCAGCTGGCTCTGATGTGGCAGCGCTTCAAACAACGGCTGTTAAGGACGGCGATCATTATATTTTAAATGGCCAGAAAACATGGATTTCGCTCTGTGATGTTGCGGATCATTTTCTGGTGTTTGCTTATACGGGAGACCGGTCAGCAAAACATAAAGGCATATCGGCGTTCATTATAGAGCGGACTTGGGAAGGATTCTCTTCAGTCGCAACGAAAGGAAAGCTAGGAATTCGTGCGGGGAATACGGGAGAGTTGTTTTTTGAAGATGTAAAAGTCCCGAAGGAAAACTTGCTAGGTGAAGAAGGGGAAGGATTTAAAATAGCGATGGCTGCATTGGATAATGGCCGATTCACGGTAGCAGCAGGGGCTGTCGGGCAAATCATGGCTTGTATGGAAGCAAGCATTAGCTATTGTCATGAACGTAAGACTTTTGGGAAAGAAATCGGAAGGCATCAGCTTGTGCAGCAAATGATCGCGAAAATGGAAGCTGGTTTTCAGATGAGCCGTTTTCTTGTGTACCGTGCTGGTGTGTTGAAAAATGAAGGTAAACGCAATACGAGAGAGACGTCGCTCGCGAAGTGGCAGGCATGTGATTTTGCTAACCAAGCTGCAGATGATGCAGTACAGATTCACGGGGCGTACGGCTATTCTGATGAGTATCCAGTCGAACGCTATTTACGTAACTCCAAAGCGCCTGTTATCTATGAAGGTACGCGGGAAATCCATACAGTCATGCAAGCGGAGTACGTACTAGGATATCGGGAAGATAAGAAATTAAATAAAATGCTTCCGGCATGGGATAAATAA
- a CDS encoding IclR family transcriptional regulator C-terminal domain-containing protein — protein MSSEVSKNSIKSSDFIQSLERGLSVIQAFSPEYPDLTVSEAAQITNLSRPAVRRIFLTLEELGFIHSINGRYMLTARVLSLGYSYISSRNIWKFTHPHMRKLVEQTEESTSVSVLDHTDIVYVARIPTKRIMTIALDIGSRLPAYATSMGLVLLANLSTSELDEYLSSVELKAFTAKTIIDKDELKNRLAKIREKGWASSKQQLEDGLHSIAAPIKNQDGKVIAAINISAHAGRFNEENIEVFYVPLLLATANQISEDISKSYQISQL, from the coding sequence ATGTCAAGTGAAGTTTCTAAAAACTCTATTAAATCATCTGATTTCATACAATCTCTTGAACGGGGCTTATCAGTTATTCAAGCTTTCTCGCCGGAATACCCCGACCTTACTGTTAGTGAAGCCGCACAAATTACGAATTTGAGTCGACCGGCTGTACGACGCATTTTTTTAACCCTTGAAGAATTAGGCTTCATCCATTCAATAAATGGGCGTTATATGTTAACCGCTCGTGTACTTTCGCTTGGTTATTCATATATTTCTTCGAGAAATATTTGGAAGTTTACGCATCCCCATATGAGAAAACTTGTAGAACAAACGGAGGAATCCACTTCAGTATCTGTTTTGGATCACACGGACATCGTTTATGTAGCTCGTATTCCGACAAAAAGAATTATGACTATTGCATTGGATATCGGCTCACGTCTTCCGGCTTATGCTACTTCAATGGGTCTAGTATTACTCGCAAATCTTTCAACTTCAGAACTCGACGAATACCTTAGTTCAGTTGAACTGAAAGCATTCACTGCCAAAACAATTATAGATAAAGATGAGTTAAAAAACCGGCTTGCCAAGATTCGAGAAAAAGGTTGGGCAAGTTCCAAACAACAACTTGAGGATGGTCTGCATTCCATTGCAGCGCCTATTAAAAATCAAGACGGAAAAGTAATCGCAGCCATTAATATTTCAGCACATGCCGGTAGATTCAATGAAGAAAATATTGAAGTATTTTATGTCCCACTTCTTTTAGCAACTGCCAATCAAATTAGTGAAGACATTTCGAAGTCCTATCAGATCTCACAGTTGTAA
- a CDS encoding acetyl-CoA C-acyltransferase, whose protein sequence is MAREVVIVDAVRTPIGRYKGQFKNVRPDDLGAIVIKALLDRNPELNPKLIDDVILGNANGAGEDNRNVGRMSLLLAGLPQEVSGTTVNRLCGSSLDAVSMGARSILSGECDVIIAGGTESMTRAPFVMGKPEHEFPRGDMGLHDTTMGWRFINPKLHEMYGTESMPQTAENVAEKFNISREEQDAFAYRSQQLTHKAIETNRFEDEIIPVTLKDRKGNEIIIDKDEHPRPTTTVEKLGSLRPLFENGTITAGNASGINDGASGVILMSADLAEKLNLKPLVKFVGSATAGTEPSLMGLGPIYSTNKVMNRYGLTSEDFDLVEINEAFASQSIECVRQLELDIDKVNVNGGAIALGHPLGASGTRILTTLIYEMKKRDAKLGLASMCIGVGQGISVVVENVN, encoded by the coding sequence ATGGCTAGAGAAGTAGTGATAGTAGATGCAGTACGCACACCGATTGGAAGGTATAAGGGGCAATTTAAAAATGTTCGTCCTGATGATTTAGGAGCGATTGTCATAAAAGCATTACTTGATCGTAACCCTGAACTAAATCCGAAGTTAATTGACGATGTTATTTTAGGGAATGCGAATGGCGCGGGGGAAGACAATCGAAATGTTGGTAGAATGTCGTTGTTATTAGCCGGTTTACCGCAAGAAGTGAGTGGAACGACAGTGAATCGTTTATGCGGTTCAAGTTTGGATGCTGTCAGTATGGGGGCGCGATCGATTCTTTCGGGGGAGTGCGATGTCATTATTGCAGGCGGTACTGAAAGCATGACGCGGGCTCCATTTGTGATGGGGAAACCTGAACATGAATTTCCACGTGGAGATATGGGTTTACATGACACGACAATGGGGTGGAGATTTATTAATCCCAAATTGCATGAAATGTACGGAACAGAATCCATGCCGCAAACAGCTGAAAACGTTGCTGAGAAATTCAATATATCTAGGGAAGAGCAAGATGCTTTCGCATACAGAAGCCAACAGTTGACGCATAAGGCAATTGAAACCAATCGTTTTGAAGATGAAATCATTCCGGTTACCTTGAAAGATCGAAAAGGGAATGAAATTATCATAGATAAAGATGAACATCCAAGACCAACAACGACTGTTGAAAAGTTAGGGAGTTTACGTCCGTTATTTGAAAACGGAACAATTACTGCGGGTAATGCTTCCGGCATAAACGACGGGGCTTCGGGCGTCATATTAATGAGCGCGGACCTTGCTGAAAAATTAAATCTAAAACCGCTTGTTAAGTTTGTCGGTTCTGCGACTGCGGGAACAGAACCCTCACTAATGGGACTCGGTCCAATCTATTCAACAAATAAAGTGATGAATCGATATGGCCTGACATCCGAGGATTTTGATTTGGTTGAAATCAACGAAGCATTCGCTTCTCAATCAATAGAGTGTGTGAGGCAACTAGAACTTGATATTGATAAGGTAAACGTCAACGGCGGCGCTATCGCTTTAGGCCATCCGCTAGGCGCAAGCGGTACACGTATCCTCACGACTCTTATTTATGAAATGAAAAAGAGGGATGCGAAGTTAGGATTAGCTTCGATGTGTATCGGGGTCGGGCAAGGGATATCTGTTGTTGTGGAGAATGTAAATTAA
- a CDS encoding DUF4956 domain-containing protein, with the protein MESINNLFQFNGLEGEPTIWMSVGAMAIAAVLSLIITKVYQITFTGERYSQAFVHTIVMMSVIVSVVMNVVSGNAGVAFGLFAVFSLIRFRSAVTNAKDIAYIFFGLCVGMTAGLFQFELAIVLTLFASLVFYILFKVDYGAGKDTQILKITVPENLNDENLFDDILQEKTDSYQLRQVETTNLGTMILYTFAIRSKVNTKDQELLNVIRERNANLKVSLSYLEMRD; encoded by the coding sequence ATGGAAAGCATAAACAATTTGTTTCAGTTTAATGGATTAGAAGGCGAACCTACTATATGGATGAGCGTTGGGGCTATGGCCATTGCCGCAGTGCTAAGTTTAATAATTACGAAGGTGTATCAAATCACGTTTACAGGTGAGCGATATTCTCAAGCATTCGTTCATACGATTGTGATGATGAGTGTTATTGTTTCGGTTGTCATGAATGTCGTTAGTGGAAATGCGGGTGTTGCATTCGGTTTATTTGCAGTATTTTCTTTGATTCGTTTTAGAAGTGCTGTGACAAATGCGAAAGACATTGCTTATATTTTCTTCGGACTCTGTGTCGGTATGACAGCTGGACTATTCCAATTCGAACTTGCCATTGTTCTGACTTTATTTGCGAGCCTAGTGTTTTACATACTCTTTAAAGTTGATTACGGGGCAGGCAAAGATACGCAAATTTTAAAAATAACTGTTCCTGAAAACCTAAATGATGAAAATCTTTTTGATGATATTTTACAAGAAAAAACAGACAGCTATCAACTTCGTCAAGTCGAAACGACAAACCTAGGAACTATGATTTTATACACATTCGCGATCCGCAGTAAAGTCAATACGAAGGATCAAGAATTGCTGAATGTTATTCGTGAAAGAAACGCAAATTTAAAAGTTTCTCTGTCCTATTTGGAAATGAGAGATTGA
- a CDS encoding polyphosphate polymerase domain-containing protein, with protein sequence MAIEIFSRREQKYLITRSQYEQLVEKVSPYMRYDKYGIDGKYTVTSLYFENPEKEIYFETKNKLKYRQKLRLRVYDDTDRNGTAFFEVKQKHNKVVNKRRLVLPLNEAYRYLENDSNDNLSNFETSNTQVLREIDHFRRFYNLQPEMIVSYNRHAFHGTTDPELRITFDLDLKCRNEDLALEHGPHGVNFIDDNLVVLEVKVNDSVPLWLTRFLQELNCEQRSASKFCTSTELLYGEELPQNEWMETTTIGGVKDGKHKQFVSV encoded by the coding sequence ATGGCTATTGAAATTTTTAGCCGCCGGGAACAAAAGTATTTAATAACGCGATCGCAGTATGAACAGCTTGTCGAAAAGGTATCACCTTATATGCGTTATGACAAGTACGGGATAGATGGTAAATATACCGTAACAAGCCTCTACTTTGAAAATCCCGAGAAAGAAATTTATTTTGAAACGAAAAACAAATTAAAGTACCGACAAAAACTGAGACTACGCGTCTATGATGACACGGATAGAAACGGGACAGCATTTTTCGAAGTGAAACAAAAGCATAATAAAGTAGTCAATAAACGACGTCTTGTTCTGCCGTTAAATGAAGCCTATCGGTATTTGGAGAATGATTCTAACGATAATTTATCTAACTTTGAAACATCTAACACGCAAGTATTAAGAGAGATTGATCATTTTCGTAGATTCTACAACTTACAACCAGAGATGATTGTCAGCTACAATCGACATGCATTTCACGGAACAACCGACCCAGAATTACGAATTACGTTTGACTTGGATCTCAAATGTCGAAATGAAGATTTAGCACTTGAACATGGTCCCCACGGCGTGAATTTTATCGATGATAATCTTGTTGTACTTGAAGTTAAAGTGAATGATAGCGTGCCATTATGGCTCACGCGGTTTTTACAGGAGTTAAATTGCGAGCAGCGAAGTGCTTCAAAGTTCTGCACCAGCACTGAATTATTATACGGAGAAGAACTTCCACAAAATGAGTGGATGGAAACAACAACAATTGGAGGCGTTAAAGATGGAAAGCATAAACAATTTGTTTCAGTTTAA
- a CDS encoding M20 family metallopeptidase — MKIFLNEKEDEMLTLLEKLVNIDSGSTDKEGIDKVSNILQKEYEKLGFLVETDYQEVQGNHLVIRHKNAKNPEIMSVAHMDTVFAKGTALKRPFTIREGHAYGPGVIDMQASHVVLLYALKSLQKTERAGLENILIILTSDEEIGSPTSKDLIEEHTAGKKYALIMEPARQDGSLVTARRGAGEVMLQVTGKAAHSGIEPQAGRSAIEELAQKIIKLHKLTDHENGISVNVGVIKGGNTVNTIAPSAVAYVDLRISKMEQAEWLENKIKEICAVPDVKGTTIKVTGGIERPPMVKNEQTIALLNVIKSIGDELGIEIKDMATGGGSDASFTSAMGVATIDGLGPIGGNAHSEDEYLEVESLVERTNLLAHIIHRLTIEKE, encoded by the coding sequence TTGAAGATATTTTTAAATGAAAAAGAAGATGAAATGTTGACGTTATTGGAGAAACTAGTAAATATCGATAGCGGTTCAACAGATAAGGAAGGCATAGACAAAGTAAGTAACATCTTACAAAAAGAGTATGAAAAACTAGGATTTTTAGTTGAAACGGATTATCAGGAAGTCCAAGGAAACCATCTCGTAATCCGACACAAAAACGCGAAAAATCCAGAAATAATGTCGGTTGCGCATATGGATACTGTTTTTGCAAAAGGGACCGCCTTAAAACGCCCATTTACCATACGAGAAGGTCACGCGTATGGTCCAGGTGTGATTGATATGCAAGCAAGTCATGTAGTTCTCTTATATGCATTAAAATCACTTCAAAAAACAGAGAGAGCCGGCCTTGAAAATATATTAATCATATTAACGAGTGATGAAGAAATTGGTTCGCCGACTTCAAAAGATCTTATTGAAGAACATACGGCGGGTAAAAAGTATGCATTGATTATGGAACCTGCTCGACAAGATGGGTCACTCGTTACAGCTCGTCGCGGTGCAGGAGAGGTTATGCTTCAGGTTACGGGGAAAGCGGCGCACTCTGGCATTGAACCACAAGCCGGGCGCAGTGCCATTGAAGAACTAGCGCAAAAAATTATTAAACTACATAAGTTAACCGACCATGAAAACGGGATTAGCGTTAACGTTGGGGTTATAAAAGGTGGAAATACCGTTAACACAATTGCTCCATCCGCAGTTGCTTATGTAGATCTTCGTATTAGTAAAATGGAGCAGGCGGAATGGCTTGAAAATAAAATCAAAGAAATTTGTGCGGTTCCAGATGTTAAGGGCACGACAATTAAGGTGACAGGTGGAATCGAAAGACCACCAATGGTGAAAAATGAGCAAACAATAGCATTACTAAATGTTATTAAATCAATCGGGGACGAACTTGGAATTGAGATAAAAGATATGGCGACAGGCGGAGGCTCCGATGCTTCGTTCACATCTGCGATGGGTGTTGCCACGATTGATGGATTAGGTCCGATTGGCGGGAATGCGCATAGTGAGGATGAATACTTAGAAGTTGAAAGTCTAGTAGAGCGAACGAATTTGTTAGCGCATATTATCCACCGATTGACAATCGAAAAAGAGTAA
- a CDS encoding C40 family peptidase: MKRFFLGILACLLLTMATPAMASASSSSTMINIAHGYIGSPYSYGGTTGAGFDCSGFTQRVFSDGGSSLPRTTGAQFGVGASVDKGSLQPGDLVFFNTNGKSVSHVGIYIGSNNFIHASTSKGVMISSIYDPHYWGSRYIGARRPNALPAAKPKAEETTEVKVEKKQEKPKAEVKKEVKQTSKPAVTQKAVAKPKVEKPAVAKPKAEKPAVAQQVATPPLQETKTEEVQAEKAAEIAEVESEELTAQIEYTHLHPTALSLQFTQLVWVEDRDLLLLEKIL, encoded by the coding sequence ATGAAGCGATTCTTTCTTGGAATTTTAGCGTGTCTACTTTTAACGATGGCTACTCCAGCCATGGCCTCAGCAAGCTCTTCATCTACAATGATTAATATTGCACATGGTTACATCGGCTCCCCGTATTCTTACGGCGGCACAACAGGTGCTGGATTTGATTGTTCCGGATTTACACAACGCGTGTTTAGCGACGGCGGCAGTTCGCTTCCTAGAACGACAGGCGCGCAATTCGGCGTTGGTGCGTCTGTAGACAAAGGTAGTTTACAACCAGGCGATCTCGTATTTTTCAACACGAACGGCAAAAGCGTCTCGCATGTGGGAATTTACATCGGATCCAATAACTTCATTCACGCTTCGACAAGTAAAGGTGTTATGATTTCATCAATTTACGACCCTCATTATTGGGGAAGCCGTTATATCGGAGCGCGTCGTCCGAACGCACTACCGGCCGCAAAACCAAAAGCAGAAGAAACTACTGAAGTAAAAGTCGAGAAAAAACAAGAAAAACCAAAAGCAGAAGTTAAAAAAGAAGTTAAACAAACTAGCAAACCAGCAGTAACACAAAAAGCGGTTGCTAAACCAAAGGTAGAAAAGCCGGCTGTTGCAAAACCGAAAGCCGAAAAGCCAGCGGTTGCACAACAAGTTGCAACTCCTCCCCTCCAAGAAACTAAAACAGAGGAAGTTCAAGCTGAAAAAGCAGCAGAAATAGCAGAAGTTGAAAGCGAAGAGTTAACAGCACAGATTGAATATACGCACTTGCACCCTACTGCCCTTAGTTTACAATTTACTCAATTGGTTTGGGTGGAAGATCGAGATCTGTTATTGCTAGAAAAAATTCTTTAA